The stretch of DNA CCGACCAACCGGGAGTCCTGGTTCCCTCCCGGCGTTGAGGATTGAGCTGTTTCCTGGCCTGACTCGGGCTGGCGTGCACTCCAGGAAAGTCAACTCGCTCGGCGAGCGTGGGCCCCCGGCGGCTTCGCCCTCAGCCCCTATCCGAAACGTCCGAGGATGTAGCCCTCCGTTCGGGGATCCGAGGGCTTGACGAAGAGTTCACGGCCAGGTGCGAACTCGATCAACTCACCCGCCAGGAAGAAGGCTCCAAAGTCGGCCATGCGGGCAGCCTGCTGGACGGAATGGGGCACAAGGACAATGGTGTAATGGTTCTTGAGGTCCTGGAGGGAGGATTCGACTTTCTCCGTCGAAATGGGGTCAAGCCCGGAGGTAGGCTCGTCGAGAAGGATGACCTCCGGCTTGAGGGGGAGGACCCGCGCCAGGCAAAGGCGCTGCTGTTGGCCTCCAGAGAGCGAGGCGGCGGGCGCATCCAGACGATCCTTGACCTCATCCCACAACGCTGCGGCGCGCAGGCTGTGTTCCACGACTTCGTCTTGCCGTCGACGAAGTCCCGCCAACTCAAGACCATAGGTCATGTTCTGGCGAATGCTCATGGGAAGGGCAACCGGCCGAGCGAAGACCATCCCCACGCGCCGGCGCAGGGCGATGACATCCACCGCGGGGTCGAGCACGTCCATGCCATCGAGCCAGACATGCCCGCTTTGATGTACAACATCCGTCAGGTCGTTGAGGCGGTTGATGGAGCGAAGCAGGCTGGACTTGCCGCCTCCGGCTGGGCCGAAGAGGACGTTGATGGTGTTAGCCGGCAGAGCAAGGTTGATGTCCCGCAGGGATTCCTTTCCGTCTGAATAGGTGAGGCTCAGGTGCTCGATCACGATCTTGATCGCAAGATCGGCTCCAGTCGTGGCGGGAGATCCGGACTTGTCTACCATTGTCGCTTGGCGCGGGAGCGGGAGCGGATCACCGTGGCGATGAGGTTCATCGCGAGGACAAACATAAGCAGGACTGCGGCGGTGCCATACTGAATACCGATGGGCATGCCTGGTACCTGGGTTGAGATGACAAACAGGTGGTATGGCAGGGCCATAGTTGGATCGAGCGGGGAAGTGGGCAGCGTCGGGAGGTAGAAGGCGGCGGCCGTGAAGAGAATCGGGGCTGTCTCGCCTACGGCACGCTCCAGCCCAAGGACAACACCCGTCATGATCCCGGACAATGCCTGAGGCAGGACGATGCGGCGCACCGTCTGCCAGTGAGTTCCCCCGAGCGAGATGCTCACGACTCGGAAACTGCTTGGCACGGCGCGCAGCGCCTCTTCCGTGGTGGAGATCACCACAGGAAGGGTCATGATGGCGAGGGTCAAGGATCCGGCCAGAATGCTGGTCCCGAAGCGCAGGAAGAGCACGAAGAGACCGAGACCGAAGAGTCCGTAGACAACGGATGGGACGCCGGCCAGATTGATGATGGCGACGCGGATGGTGCGTGTCCAGCGACTATCGGGGGCATACTCCGCCAGATAGATGGCGGCGGCGATTCCGACCGGCACCGCCGCCACGGCTGTGCCGATGGTCAGCCAGAACGTGCCAACGATCGCAGGCAGGATCCCGCCGGCCCGCATGCCGTCCGTCGGGAAGGTCAAGAGGAACTCGCCGCTGATCGCCGTCAGGCCTCGGAGGAGGACCAGGCCCACAATGAAGATGATCGGAACGACGGTGAGCAGCGTGGCGGCCGCCAGCAGGCCAAATCCCACCTGCTGAGTGCGGTGTCGCCGCCTCGAGCGGAGCGTTGCAGCATGGGTAGCCGTCACGACAAGACCCTCTCGGCGCGAGTGCGGATGCGGAAGACCACGCTGGCAGCGGCGAGATTGACGAGCCAGGAGATTAGGAACAGCACGATACCGATCAGGAACAGCGTGTGATAGTGCACACTGCCGTTGGCGACCTCGCCCATCTCGGCAGCGATCGTTGCCGTCATGGTTCGAACGGGGCGGAAGAGGGATCCCAGAGTTGTGGGAAGGACGGCGGCGTTGCCTGTGACCATCATCACGGCCATCGTCTCGCCCAGCCCTCTGCCGATCCCGAGCATTACGGCGACCAGCACGCCGGAGCGCGCCGCTGGAAGGGTGACCCGCCAGATGATCTGCCAGCGAGTGGCTCCCAGCGCCAGTGCAGCTTCGCGGTAGGTGCGAGGCACGGCATCCAGGGAGTCCTCAGCGACGCTGACAATGGTCGGGATCGCAATCCATCCCAACAAGAGCGCCCCCGTGAACGCCGTCAACCCGGTCGACAGCCCCAGGAAGGCGTACAGTTGCGGGGCAAGTAGCGTGATCCCCAAGAAACCGAGCAGCACTGAAGGCAGGCCGGCCAGGATCTCCACCAACGGCTTGAGCGTTTCGCGCAGTCCACGCGGCGCCACCTCGGCGATGAAGACCGCCGTGGCGATCCCCAGGGGAACGGCGATCAGCGCCGCGCCCAGTGTCACCAGCAAGGTTCCGAGCAGAATCGGGATGAGGCCGTAGAATCCCTCGATTGGGTACCAGCGCGACCCCAACAGGTCGCGGAGGGGGACTTCGCGCAGCGCAGGAGCCCCTTCGGCAAGGAGAAAGGCGAAGATCGCAAAGACGAAGACAACGGCGGAGTACCCAGCGACCCGAATCGTCTGCGTGATCGCGAATTCGAGATAGGCCGATCGGCTCCAGCGCCGGGTGCGCATTCAGCCTCCGACGGGGACGAAGCCCAGATCGGCTACGATGGCCTGGCCCTCGGGTGAGAGGATCCATTGCAGATAGGCGAGGATCTCCCCTTCCGCTTGGCCGGCCGAGTACATGTAGAGGTCGCGCGAGATCGGATAGGTGTCGTTGTTGACCGTCTCCGCCGACGGACGGGTGTATGGACCTTGAGAAGATCGTGCGATGGCAAGCACGCGAACGGCATCGGTGACGTACCCCAGGCCGTCGTAGCCAATGGCGTTCTCGTTGTAGCCAAGCTCGGTAGTAATGCCTTCCGATGAAGGCAAAAGCAGTGTATCGGCCGCAAAGAGCGTGCGGTCGTCCGGATTTCCCAGACGTAGCACCTGCTCTAGAAAGTAGACATGGGTGCCGGAATTGGTTTCGCGCGAGAGACGTACGATCGGCTTGTCCAGTCCACCAACCTCCGACCACCGGTTGATCTTGCCGGAGTAGATGTCGGAGATCTGCTGCAGGGTGAGCTGTTGCACCGGGTTGTCGCGATGAACGATCACGGCGATGGCGTCGCGGGCTACGACGTGCTCGATCGAATCCACGCCTCTTGACTCAGCCTCGGCTCGCTCTTCCGGCTTGATCGCCCGCGAGGCGTTGGCCAGATCGACGGTCCGGTTGACCAAGGCGGCGATCCCTGTGCCTGACCCGCCTCCCGTCACGGACAGGTTGACGCTTGGACGCGCGGCGTGGTAAGCCTCGGCCCATGCCAGCGCCAGGTTGACCATGGTGTCAGAGCCCTTGTTGACGATGGTGACGGCAGGAACCGGGTTGGTGGGCGATGGGGAAGGTGCGCAGGCGCAGAATCCAAGAAGCAGGCCCAGGGCCAGGAGGCTGGTCTGTCGCTTGGCACTGTGGGTAGGCATCGGCCGGATTATACGTCAGGGTGGCCGGCCGCCCTCGATGGTCCCCGTGCAGCGCACGGGCGCGCTGTCCAGGTCGAAGTGATCTGGGGCTGGTGTCAAGTAGAATCCCCGCCATGGACGCCAACCGGCGGCTGAAGATCGAAGTCGAGGACCTCGACTTCTACTATGGGTCGAAGCAGGCGCTGCGATCCCTTTCGATCGGGATCGAGGATCGCCGGATCACCGCCTTGATCGGACCTTCCGGTTGCGGCAAGTCCACCTTCCTCCGCTGCCTGAATCGAATGAACGACTCGATTCCTGAGAGTCGCATGGCGGGTCGCATCCTTCTCGACGGCGAGGACATCAGCTTCCCGCAGCGAGATCTGGCGGACTTGCGCCGTCGTGTTGGGATGGTTTTCCAGAAGCCCAATCCTTTCCCACAGAGTATCTACGACAACGTGGCCTTCGGGCCAAGGGTGCTGGGCCTGGCCCATGGACGTGGCGAGCTCCGAGCTCTGGTCGAGCAGTCCCTGGCGCGGGCCGCGCTCTGGGAGGAGGTCAGGGACAACCTCGACTCCAATGCGCTCACGCTCTCGCTGGGGGAACAGCAGCGGCTGTGTATTGCGCGAGTCCTGGCCGTGGAGCCAGAGGTGATCCTGATGGACGAGCCCTGTTCAGCGCTCGATCCCATCGCCACGCTGAAGATCGAGGAGTTGATGCGCGAGATGAGCGAGAGATATGCCATCGTCATCGTCACGCACAACATGCAGCAGGCAGCTCGTGTTTCGGATTTCACCGCCATGATGATGCTGGACGAGACCCGCGCCGGCACCATTATCGAGTTCGGTCAGGCAGGAATACTCTTCACTCGGCCCAAAGACAAGCGCACGGAGGACTACGTCACCGGCCGTTTCGGCTAGTGCGGCCGTTGCGTGGTCCCGTCAGGCTGGCGACGCCTGCCCGGGGGTCCACGCCAGAGGGGGAAAGATGACCAGCAAGACCCGCCCGAGACGAGCGCTTGACTTCGACCTGTAAGCCCTGAGGGAGAGTCTGCTTCGCATGGGCGGCTTGCTTGATCAGGCCATCGAGCAGTCGATGGACTCGCTAATCCACCGCGATCTGGACCTCGCCCGTCAGGTCGCGGCGGCCGACGCCCGAATCAAC from Anaerolineales bacterium encodes:
- a CDS encoding phosphate ABC transporter ATP-binding protein, which translates into the protein MVDKSGSPATTGADLAIKIVIEHLSLTYSDGKESLRDINLALPANTINVLFGPAGGGKSSLLRSINRLNDLTDVVHQSGHVWLDGMDVLDPAVDVIALRRRVGMVFARPVALPMSIRQNMTYGLELAGLRRRQDEVVEHSLRAAALWDEVKDRLDAPAASLSGGQQQRLCLARVLPLKPEVILLDEPTSGLDPISTEKVESSLQDLKNHYTIVLVPHSVQQAARMADFGAFFLAGELIEFAPGRELFVKPSDPRTEGYILGRFG
- the pstA gene encoding phosphate ABC transporter permease PstA, whose amino-acid sequence is MTATHAATLRSRRRHRTQQVGFGLLAAATLLTVVPIIFIVGLVLLRGLTAISGEFLLTFPTDGMRAGGILPAIVGTFWLTIGTAVAAVPVGIAAAIYLAEYAPDSRWTRTIRVAIINLAGVPSVVYGLFGLGLFVLFLRFGTSILAGSLTLAIMTLPVVISTTEEALRAVPSSFRVVSISLGGTHWQTVRRIVLPQALSGIMTGVVLGLERAVGETAPILFTAAAFYLPTLPTSPLDPTMALPYHLFVISTQVPGMPIGIQYGTAAVLLMFVLAMNLIATVIRSRSRAKRQW
- the pstC gene encoding phosphate ABC transporter permease subunit PstC, whose amino-acid sequence is MRTRRWSRSAYLEFAITQTIRVAGYSAVVFVFAIFAFLLAEGAPALREVPLRDLLGSRWYPIEGFYGLIPILLGTLLVTLGAALIAVPLGIATAVFIAEVAPRGLRETLKPLVEILAGLPSVLLGFLGITLLAPQLYAFLGLSTGLTAFTGALLLGWIAIPTIVSVAEDSLDAVPRTYREAALALGATRWQIIWRVTLPAARSGVLVAVMLGIGRGLGETMAVMMVTGNAAVLPTTLGSLFRPVRTMTATIAAEMGEVANGSVHYHTLFLIGIVLFLISWLVNLAAASVVFRIRTRAERVLS
- a CDS encoding phosphate ABC transporter substrate-binding protein — protein: MPTHSAKRQTSLLALGLLLGFCACAPSPSPTNPVPAVTIVNKGSDTMVNLALAWAEAYHAARPSVNLSVTGGGSGTGIAALVNRTVDLANASRAIKPEERAEAESRGVDSIEHVVARDAIAVIVHRDNPVQQLTLQQISDIYSGKINRWSEVGGLDKPIVRLSRETNSGTHVYFLEQVLRLGNPDDRTLFAADTLLLPSSEGITTELGYNENAIGYDGLGYVTDAVRVLAIARSSQGPYTRPSAETVNNDTYPISRDLYMYSAGQAEGEILAYLQWILSPEGQAIVADLGFVPVGG
- the pstB gene encoding phosphate ABC transporter ATP-binding protein PstB, producing MDANRRLKIEVEDLDFYYGSKQALRSLSIGIEDRRITALIGPSGCGKSTFLRCLNRMNDSIPESRMAGRILLDGEDISFPQRDLADLRRRVGMVFQKPNPFPQSIYDNVAFGPRVLGLAHGRGELRALVEQSLARAALWEEVRDNLDSNALTLSLGEQQRLCIARVLAVEPEVILMDEPCSALDPIATLKIEELMREMSERYAIVIVTHNMQQAARVSDFTAMMMLDETRAGTIIEFGQAGILFTRPKDKRTEDYVTGRFG